In the genome of Sardina pilchardus chromosome 14, fSarPil1.1, whole genome shotgun sequence, one region contains:
- the gtf3c4 gene encoding general transcription factor 3C polypeptide 4 yields MAASSPTCAPDGVGDEPGSEPEQENDPWAAQGPIVKREPELKLMSPISGVEPLSWSEDHRLAASTSTSISVVELVCDVNVHNQNLILHRTIIPIPESAYEFKVGPEEEVFKVKNDLATSSDPTVTQTFMIDKVMNPQTGAPRGVKYTSWSPLGCDVNGRCLLATLTLDNRLTVYSSRKRLQWTQEVDLTKLYGEMLASRNYSSVPQDDSSSSSSSAPAAPAPLTDPEELRQRYRMQTPVRMEWSNMCTRQQVQTNNKCQEIETVLLAVLMENGDLVVWQFSLPLQGADAVISCNTIQSGMASPSVLAWWEYEHGGRRMSGLIVGSGSGPVKILPVNLRAVKGYFTLRQPVVLWPESDRIPVHQIRCVTLFHPLHKCNCSLVVAARGSYLFWCLLLITKAGLNVHHSHVTGLHATPITSLSAGHHGGSVYTCALDGHVKKLTPIFTDAAVLFKQEDVPLPEGVVGKRLHGISVSPYGAYMALVTTEGMTNGLHPVERHYQVQFVTLKTPEDAATELLESGVQNLFRQADLLDLLRWKVLRDKCIPSLLMDELDEKVHSAGTPYLWRLKLFLCRVFYQSLQKSPAESRWRPSHEDSKAPMLGEDEGEGDEESQAQGDADGDGEGEGDGGEGPNAEQKSKAEEDRMTEVLAWMEVVEVHLTREHMKRVLGEVYLHTWITENTSIPTRGVCDFLASDNSCEDRAAKVLIGHVCKKMNKQTFPEYCSLCKDVLPFNDRRQAVCPNGHLWLRCMLSYQACQSVSYRRCLLQDSIARMPGPEDPEWIKRILQGPCVFCDSPLL; encoded by the exons ATGGCGGCTTCTAGCCCAACTTGTGCCCCAGATGGGGTTGGCGACGAACCTGGTTCTGAACCAGAACAGGAGAACGATCCCTGGGCTGCACAGGGACCGATCGTCAAGAGAGAGCCCGAGTTAAAATTAATGAGTCCGATCAGTGGTGTGGAGCCCCTTTCGTGGTCTGAGGACCACAGACTTGCAGCCTCTACCTCCACCAGCATCTCTGTTGTGGAACTCGTGTGTGATGTTAATGTCCATAACCAGAACTTGATTTTACATCGAACAATAATTCCCATACCGGAGTCTGCTTACGAGTTTAAG GTGGGCCCAGAGGAAGAAGTCTTTAAAGTGAAAAATGATTTGGCAACATCAAGTGACCCAACTGTGACACAGACCTTCATGATTGACAAAGTGATGAACCCCCAGACGGGTGCGCCGCGGGGTGTGAAGTACACCAGCTGGTCACCTCTGGGCTGCGACGTCAACGGCCGCTGCCTGCTGGCCACTCTCACACTGGACAACCGGCTGACCGTGTACAGCAGCCGGAAACGCCTGCAGTGGACGCAGGAGGTGGACCTAACCAAGCTGTACGGCGAGATGCTAGCGTCCCGTAACTACTCTTCCGTGCCGCAGGACGActcgtcctcttcctcgtcctccgcGCCGGCCGCTCCGGCCCCGCTGACCGACCCGGAGGAGCTGCGGCAGCGCTACCGCATGCAGACGCCCGTGCGCATGGAGTGGTCGAACATGTGCACCCGGCAGCAGGTGCAGACCAACAACAAGTGCCAGGAGATCGAGACGGTGCTGCTGGCGGTGCTGATGGAGAACGGCGACCTGGTGGTGTGGCAGTTCAGCCTGCCGCTGCAGGGCGCCGACGCGGTCATCTCCTGCAACACCATCCAGTCGGGCATGGCCTCGCCCAGCGTGCTGGCCTGGTGGGAGTACGAGCACGGCGGCCGGCGCATGAGCGGCCTGATCGTGGGCAGCGGCTCGGGGCCCGTCAAGATCCTGCCGGTCAACCTGCGCGCCGTCAAGGGCTACTTCACGCTGCGGCAGCCCGTGGTGCTGTGGCCCGAGTCGGACCGCATCCCCGTGCACCAGATCCGCTGCGTGACGCTCTTCCACCCGCTGCACAAGTGCAACTGCAGCCTGGTGGTGGCGGCGCGCGGCTCCTACCTCTTCTGGTGCCTGCTGCTCATCACCAAGGCGGGCCTCAACGTGCACCACTCGCACGTCACCGGCCTGCACGCCACGCCCATCACCTCGCTCAGCGCCGGACACCACGGCGGCTCCGTCTACACCTGCGCGCTGGACGGCCACGTCAAGAAGCTCACCCCCATCTTCACCGACGCCGCCGTGCTCTTCAAGCAGGAGGACGTGCCCCTGCCCGAGGGGGTGGTCGGGAAACGCCTGCACGGCATCAGCGTGAGCCCCTACGGTGCTTACATGGCGCTGGTCACCACTGAGGGCATGACCAACGGCCTGCACCCGGTGGAACGCCACTATCAG GTCCAGTTTGTGACGCTGAAGACGCCTGAGGACGCGGCCACCGAGCTGCTGGAGTCGGGCGTACAGAACCTCTTCCGGCAGGCCGACCTGCTGGACCTACTGCGCTGGAAGGTGCTGCGGGACAAGTGCATCCCGTCGCTCCTGATGGACGAGCTGGACGAGAAGGTGCACAGCGCGGGCACCCCGTACCTGTGGAGGCTCAAGCTCTTCCTGTGCCGCGTTTTCTACCAGTCGCTGCAGAAGTCGCCCGCCGAGTCGCGCTGGAGGCCCAGCCACGAGGACTCCAAAGCCCCCATGCTGGGGGAGGACGAGGGGGAGGGCGACGAGGAGAGCCAGGCCCAGGGGGACGCGGACGGGgacggggagggggagggagacggGGGAGAGGGGCCGAACGCGGAGCAAAAGTCCAAGGCCGAAGAGGACAGGATGACCGAGGTGCTGGCctggatggaggtggtggaggtgcacCTGACACGCGAGCACATGAAGCGCGTGCTGGGAGAGGTGTACCTGCACACCTGGATCACCGAGAACACCAGCATCCCCACGCGGGGGGTGTGCGACTTCCTCGCCAGCGACAACAGCTGCGAGGACAGGGCGGCTAAG GTCCTTATTGGACACGTGTGTAAGAAGATGAACAAGCAGACGTTTCCGGAGTACTGCAGCCTGTGCAAAGACGTGCTTCCCTTTAACGACCGCCGGCAGGCCGTGTGTCCCAATGGCCACCTGTGGCTCAG aTGTATGCTTTCGTACCAGGCGTGCCAGTCGGTGAGCTACAGGCGCTGTTTACTGCAGGACAGCATTGCCCGGATGCCAGGGCCAGAGG ACCCGGAGTGGATCAAGAGGATTCTTCAGGGaccgtgtgtgttctgtgactCCCCCCTACTGTAG